The following proteins come from a genomic window of Aquimarina sp. MAR_2010_214:
- a CDS encoding peptidylprolyl isomerase, translating to MNTQFYAQEIIEEVAQDSIVAQDTLSGQNSAMVNDTLNTAVEPVKVPFQKAKIDGVAAVIGENVILDSDVDIAYRQLISEGVSTSDVSRCELAGSLFEAKLYAHHAIQDSIEVRDAEVNSMVDQQLAYMTNELGTVEKVLKFYKKDNVADFRKELFEINKSNKLSEQMRAKIIKDIEITPEEIREFFDDIPEDERPLFGTELELAQIVIEPEIPQEEEQKVIDRLKQFREDIVENGSSFATKAVLYSQDPGSKSTGGKYTLDRKTNFAKEFKDVAFSLQEGEVSEPFKTDFGWHIVKVDKIRGEEIDVRHILLVPEVTRKTVDEAKKLIDSIRTSIVSGSIQFKKAARKFSDEKETREDGGQLLNPTTGDTRFELTKIDPILYDQVSKLKKNEVSLVISDQDRQGRKKYKLITVLNRYDEHIADYANDYLKIQELALRKKQIDAIRKWQSEKIMDTYIKINGEYRDCEYSGNWLKKIK from the coding sequence ATGAATACACAATTTTATGCCCAAGAGATTATTGAAGAAGTAGCACAGGATTCTATAGTAGCACAAGATACCCTTAGTGGGCAGAATAGTGCAATGGTAAATGATACATTAAATACAGCTGTAGAACCTGTAAAAGTACCATTTCAAAAGGCCAAAATAGATGGAGTAGCAGCGGTAATAGGAGAAAATGTAATTTTGGATAGTGATGTAGATATTGCTTATCGACAGTTGATTAGTGAAGGTGTTTCAACTTCTGATGTAAGTCGTTGTGAACTTGCAGGTAGTCTGTTTGAAGCCAAATTGTATGCCCATCATGCTATTCAGGATAGTATAGAAGTTAGAGATGCTGAAGTTAACTCTATGGTTGACCAACAATTAGCATATATGACAAATGAGTTGGGAACTGTAGAGAAAGTATTAAAGTTTTATAAAAAGGATAATGTGGCAGATTTCAGAAAAGAACTTTTTGAAATTAATAAGTCAAACAAATTGTCTGAGCAAATGAGAGCTAAAATTATCAAAGATATCGAGATTACTCCAGAGGAAATCAGAGAGTTTTTTGATGACATCCCAGAAGATGAAAGACCACTTTTTGGTACAGAACTTGAATTAGCTCAGATTGTAATAGAACCAGAAATACCTCAAGAAGAAGAGCAAAAAGTAATTGATAGACTAAAGCAGTTTAGAGAAGATATTGTAGAGAACGGTAGTAGCTTTGCTACTAAAGCAGTATTATATTCTCAAGACCCTGGCTCTAAATCTACAGGTGGAAAATATACTCTGGATCGTAAAACAAACTTTGCTAAAGAATTTAAAGATGTTGCTTTTAGTTTACAAGAAGGAGAAGTGAGCGAGCCATTTAAAACTGATTTTGGATGGCATATTGTAAAAGTTGATAAAATAAGAGGAGAAGAAATAGATGTAAGACACATACTTCTTGTTCCCGAGGTAACTAGAAAAACTGTTGATGAAGCCAAAAAATTAATAGATTCTATACGAACAAGCATTGTTTCGGGTTCTATTCAATTTAAAAAGGCAGCAAGAAAATTTAGTGATGAAAAAGAGACTCGTGAAGATGGAGGGCAACTTCTTAATCCTACTACAGGAGATACTCGTTTTGAACTTACCAAAATTGACCCTATATTGTACGATCAAGTATCTAAACTAAAAAAGAATGAAGTTTCTTTAGTAATTTCTGATCAGGATCGTCAAGGTCGAAAAAAGTATAAATTAATAACTGTACTTAATCGATATGATGAGCATATAGCTGATTATGCAAATGACTATCTTAAAATACAAGAATTGGCGTTAAGAAAAAAGCAAATTGATGCAATTCGTAAGTGGCAGAGTGAAAAAATAATGGATACGTATATAAAAATAAACGGAGAGTATAGAGACTGTGAATATAGTGGTAACTGGTTAAAAAAAATAAAATAA
- a CDS encoding MoxR family ATPase has protein sequence MSDDVAAIEKLVKKHSELKKEISKVIIGQEKVIDQILISIFSGGHALLIGVPGLAKTLMVNTISQALGLDFKRIQFTPDLMPSDILGSEILDETRHFKFIKGPIFSNIILADEINRTPPKTQAALLEAMQERSVTVAGHHYTLDLPYFVLATQNPIEQEGTYPLPEAQLDRFMFAIELKYPSFQEEVDVVKSTTGDTTTTVNPLFTAKEIIDFQHLIRRIPVADNVIEYAVSMVSKTRPDEETATELVKNYIDWGAGPRASQNLILAAKANAAIKGKYSPDIEDVQAVAMGILRHRIIKNYKAEAEGISVEDVINSLF, from the coding sequence ATGTCAGATGACGTAGCGGCTATAGAAAAACTGGTAAAAAAACATTCAGAACTCAAAAAAGAAATATCCAAAGTAATTATTGGGCAAGAGAAAGTTATCGATCAGATACTTATTTCTATTTTTTCTGGCGGCCATGCATTATTAATAGGCGTTCCTGGGCTTGCCAAAACCCTTATGGTAAATACCATATCACAAGCTTTAGGATTAGATTTTAAAAGAATTCAGTTTACTCCTGATTTGATGCCTAGTGATATATTAGGAAGTGAAATACTGGATGAGACAAGGCATTTTAAATTTATTAAAGGCCCTATATTTTCTAATATCATTTTGGCAGATGAGATTAATCGTACTCCTCCAAAAACCCAGGCAGCACTTCTTGAAGCAATGCAAGAAAGATCTGTAACGGTTGCTGGACACCACTACACTTTAGATTTACCATATTTTGTTCTTGCAACCCAAAATCCAATTGAGCAAGAAGGAACATACCCATTACCCGAAGCGCAACTGGATCGATTTATGTTTGCTATAGAACTTAAGTATCCAAGCTTTCAAGAAGAAGTAGATGTTGTAAAGAGTACAACAGGAGATACAACCACTACTGTTAATCCGCTGTTTACAGCTAAGGAAATTATTGATTTTCAGCATTTGATTCGCCGTATTCCGGTGGCAGATAATGTAATTGAATATGCTGTAAGTATGGTAAGTAAAACAAGACCTGATGAAGAAACAGCAACAGAACTAGTGAAAAATTATATAGATTGGGGAGCAGGACCACGAGCTTCTCAAAATTTAATCCTGGCAGCCAAAGCCAATGCCGCTATCAAAGGAAAATATTCTCCGGATATAGAAGATGTACAGGCGGTAGCTATGGGAATTCTTCGCCATCGTATCATTAAAAATTACAAAGCAGAAGCAGAAGGTATTAGTGTAGAGGATGTAATTAATAGCTTGTTTTAA
- a CDS encoding aconitate hydratase has product MAFDIDMIKKVYSQVADRVNTAREVTGKPLTLAEKILYSHLWDVETKKAFTRGKDYVDFAPDRIACQDATAQMALLQFMQAGKNKVAVPTTVHCDHLIQAKDGAATDLKNANDVSSEVFNFLESVSDKYGIGFWKPGAGIIHQVVLENYAFPGGMMIGTDSHTVNAGGLGMIAIGVGGADAVDVMAGMAWELKFPKLIGVKLTGKLSGWTAPKDVILKVAEILTVKGGTGAIVEYFGPGATSMSCTGKGTICNMGAEIGATTSTFGYDESMERYLRATERADVADAANKVKEHLTADPEVYGNPEQYFDQVIEINLSELGPLLNGPFTPDLSTAVGSTMTEKAKANDWPIQVEWGLIGSCTNSSYEDLSRASSIAQQALDKGLKMKAELGINPGSEQVRYTADRDGILGIFEKLDAKIFTNACGPCIGQWARYSDPKNAPKNSIVHSFNRNFAKRADGNPNTHAFVASPELTAAIAVAGRLDFNPLTDKLINENGEEVMFDEPTGWELPPKGFEVKDNGYLAPVEDGSSVEVNVSPTSERLQLLTPFVPIGNEIKGAKLLIKAFGKCTTDHISMAGPWLRYRGHLDNISNNCLIGAVNAFGKKTNFVKNQLTGEFGGVPDTARAYKAAGVPTIVVGDHNYGEGSSREHAAMEPRHLGVCAVIVKSFARIHETNLKKQGMLGLTFANESDYDLIQEDDTFNFTDLNQFASGKQLTLEIVHADGSKDTVMLNHTYNDSQIEWFNEGSALNLIKKQNA; this is encoded by the coding sequence ATGGCATTCGATATCGATATGATAAAAAAGGTGTACAGTCAGGTTGCTGATCGTGTTAATACAGCACGCGAAGTTACAGGTAAACCTTTAACCTTGGCAGAGAAAATTTTGTATTCACACTTGTGGGACGTAGAAACAAAAAAGGCGTTCACACGAGGTAAAGATTATGTTGATTTTGCACCAGACCGTATCGCTTGTCAGGATGCAACAGCTCAAATGGCATTATTGCAGTTTATGCAAGCTGGTAAAAATAAAGTAGCGGTGCCAACAACAGTGCATTGTGATCACTTGATCCAGGCAAAAGATGGTGCAGCAACAGATTTAAAAAATGCTAATGATGTTAGTAGTGAGGTGTTTAATTTCTTAGAATCTGTGTCTGATAAATACGGAATTGGATTTTGGAAACCAGGAGCTGGTATTATTCATCAGGTTGTATTAGAAAACTATGCTTTCCCTGGAGGGATGATGATTGGAACAGATTCTCATACTGTAAATGCAGGTGGTTTAGGAATGATTGCAATTGGTGTAGGTGGAGCAGATGCAGTAGATGTTATGGCTGGTATGGCTTGGGAATTGAAGTTTCCTAAATTAATAGGTGTAAAATTAACAGGTAAATTATCTGGTTGGACAGCACCTAAAGATGTAATCCTAAAAGTAGCAGAAATTCTTACGGTAAAAGGAGGAACTGGTGCTATAGTAGAATATTTTGGACCTGGAGCAACATCAATGTCATGTACAGGAAAAGGGACAATTTGTAATATGGGTGCCGAAATAGGAGCTACAACATCTACCTTTGGTTATGATGAGTCTATGGAACGTTACTTGAGAGCAACAGAAAGAGCAGATGTAGCAGATGCAGCAAACAAAGTAAAAGAGCACTTAACAGCAGATCCTGAGGTATATGGAAATCCAGAACAATATTTTGATCAAGTAATCGAAATTAATTTATCTGAATTAGGACCATTGTTAAATGGACCTTTTACTCCAGATTTATCGACGGCTGTTGGTAGTACAATGACAGAAAAAGCAAAAGCTAATGATTGGCCAATTCAGGTAGAATGGGGGTTAATAGGATCTTGTACAAACTCTTCTTATGAGGATTTATCTCGTGCCTCTTCAATCGCGCAACAAGCACTAGATAAAGGTTTGAAAATGAAAGCAGAATTAGGGATTAACCCGGGTTCTGAACAAGTAAGATATACAGCAGATAGAGATGGTATCCTTGGGATATTTGAAAAACTAGATGCCAAAATATTTACCAATGCATGTGGACCTTGTATTGGGCAATGGGCAAGATATAGTGATCCGAAAAATGCACCAAAAAATAGCATTGTACACTCTTTTAATAGAAACTTTGCTAAACGTGCAGATGGTAACCCTAATACACACGCTTTTGTTGCATCACCAGAATTAACTGCTGCAATTGCAGTTGCAGGGCGATTAGACTTCAATCCGTTAACTGATAAGTTAATTAACGAAAATGGAGAAGAGGTAATGTTCGATGAGCCAACAGGATGGGAATTACCTCCAAAAGGATTTGAGGTAAAAGATAACGGATATCTGGCTCCGGTTGAAGATGGTAGTAGTGTAGAAGTGAATGTAAGTCCAACTTCGGAAAGATTACAGTTGTTAACACCATTTGTGCCAATAGGTAATGAAATTAAAGGAGCTAAACTACTTATAAAAGCATTTGGTAAATGTACTACAGATCATATTTCTATGGCAGGACCATGGTTACGATATAGAGGTCATTTAGATAATATTTCTAATAACTGTTTAATTGGTGCTGTAAATGCATTTGGTAAAAAAACAAACTTTGTTAAAAACCAATTAACAGGAGAGTTTGGTGGTGTGCCAGATACTGCAAGAGCATATAAAGCTGCAGGAGTACCTACTATTGTTGTAGGTGATCATAATTACGGAGAAGGTTCGTCACGAGAACATGCTGCAATGGAGCCACGTCATTTAGGTGTATGTGCAGTAATTGTAAAATCATTTGCACGTATCCACGAGACAAACCTTAAAAAACAAGGAATGCTGGGATTAACCTTTGCTAATGAAAGTGATTATGATTTGATACAAGAAGATGATACTTTCAATTTTACAGATCTTAATCAATTTGCATCAGGAAAACAATTAACATTAGAAATTGTTCATGCAGATGGATCAAAAGATACTGTGATGTTAAATCATACCTATAATGATTCTCAGATAGAATGGTTTAATGAAGGTTCTGCATTAAACTTGATTAAAAAGCAAAATGCTTAA
- a CDS encoding NUDIX domain-containing protein: protein MVRQNIKVAVDAVVFGYKDKALNVLLIKRDIDPFKDSWALPGGLVLENESLEQAVVRELKEETNVTIDYLEQLYSFGDPKRDPRNRVVSVTYFALVKPEHFEIKADTDAQDVAWFDMTELPDLAFDHIRILETAKKRLQNKLTYEPVGFDLLADKFLFSDLEKLYMTILQKVIDRRNFRKKILSFGILEELDEKISEGRGRPANLFKFNKKQYFKLKEEGFLFDIK from the coding sequence ATGGTACGCCAAAATATAAAAGTTGCTGTTGATGCTGTCGTCTTTGGGTATAAAGACAAGGCACTTAATGTCTTATTGATAAAAAGAGATATAGACCCTTTTAAAGACTCCTGGGCTTTGCCAGGTGGTTTGGTCTTAGAAAACGAAAGTTTAGAACAAGCTGTGGTTAGAGAGCTTAAAGAAGAGACTAATGTAACCATAGATTATTTAGAACAATTGTATTCTTTTGGTGATCCCAAAAGGGATCCAAGAAATAGGGTAGTAAGTGTTACTTATTTTGCTTTGGTTAAACCAGAGCACTTTGAGATCAAAGCAGATACCGATGCTCAAGATGTAGCATGGTTTGATATGACCGAACTTCCGGATTTGGCATTTGACCACATTCGTATTCTGGAAACAGCAAAAAAGAGATTACAGAATAAACTCACTTATGAACCTGTAGGATTTGATTTGCTCGCCGATAAGTTTTTGTTTTCGGATCTCGAAAAACTGTATATGACTATTCTGCAAAAAGTAATTGATCGTCGAAATTTCAGAAAAAAAATACTAAGCTTCGGAATTCTTGAAGAATTAGATGAGAAAATTTCCGAAGGAAGAGGCAGGCCAGCAAATCTTTTCAAATTCAATAAAAAGCAATACTTCAAACTTAAAGAAGAAGGTTTTCTCTTCGATATCAAATAA
- the prs gene encoding ribose-phosphate diphosphokinase, producing the protein MRYLHLDPSFTPFEKSIDFKSFVFNGGEPHINILDKNIGNSIMITQRINSFNDLGLLLVATDALRIMDVKEINVFIPYFPAARQDRVMVAGESLSVKVYADVINAQDYNQVTIFDPHSEVTPALLDRVNVVQNYEFVKQCLDIIKEEVVLISPDGGALKKIYKVSEFLGGVEVVECSKKRDVKTGTLSGFRVYEDDLEGKHCVIVDDICDGGGTFLGLATALKEKNAGKLSLIISHGIFSKGYEELTKSFDTIFTTNSFRDINEERVVQLPVVN; encoded by the coding sequence ATGAGGTATTTACATTTGGATCCATCGTTTACACCTTTTGAAAAATCTATTGATTTTAAATCATTTGTTTTCAATGGAGGAGAACCGCATATAAATATTTTAGATAAAAATATTGGGAACAGTATAATGATTACGCAACGAATCAATTCGTTTAATGATTTAGGGTTACTATTGGTAGCGACAGATGCACTACGCATAATGGATGTAAAGGAGATTAATGTGTTTATTCCATATTTTCCTGCTGCTAGGCAAGATAGGGTGATGGTTGCAGGAGAATCGCTTAGTGTTAAGGTATATGCAGATGTAATTAATGCTCAAGACTATAATCAGGTAACAATCTTTGATCCACATTCTGAGGTAACTCCTGCGTTATTAGATCGTGTAAATGTGGTTCAGAATTATGAATTTGTCAAGCAATGTTTAGATATCATCAAAGAAGAAGTAGTGTTAATTTCTCCTGATGGAGGAGCGTTAAAAAAAATCTATAAAGTATCTGAATTTCTGGGCGGAGTAGAAGTGGTAGAATGCTCTAAAAAACGAGATGTAAAAACAGGAACTTTATCTGGTTTTAGAGTGTATGAAGATGATTTAGAAGGAAAGCATTGTGTAATTGTTGATGACATTTGTGACGGAGGAGGAACTTTTTTGGGGTTAGCAACAGCACTAAAAGAAAAGAATGCAGGCAAACTAAGTTTGATTATCAGTCATGGTATTTTTAGTAAAGGGTATGAAGAATTAACCAAATCATTCGATACCATTTTTACAACAAATTCCTTTAGAGATATAAATGAAGAAAGGGTAGTACAGCTACCAGTAGTGAATTAA
- a CDS encoding TIGR02452 family protein, translated as MQKTLRKITAKETLKITEQGFYINEIGDKVSIQEEQNAAVRGTKYYSSDKLDEILDNLKFESEYETLFQVVEETTIQSVERVVGEGYLNPMCLNFASAKNPGGGFFNGAQAQEESIARSSGLYPCQISAIEFYETHRAMKSCIYTDGMIYSPMVPIIRKDSGGFFDTPILSSIITSAAVNTGVVKRFESTKFSDIEGIMSIRIDKLLALSVFNENRTLILGAWGCGVFQNDPLMISRLFATLLKGKYDGVFEKVVFAIYAKNKKFIEAFQKEFE; from the coding sequence ATGCAAAAAACATTACGAAAAATAACAGCAAAAGAAACTCTTAAGATAACAGAACAAGGGTTTTATATAAATGAAATAGGAGATAAGGTATCTATACAAGAAGAGCAGAATGCCGCAGTTAGAGGAACGAAATATTATTCTTCTGATAAGTTAGATGAAATATTGGATAATCTAAAATTTGAGTCAGAATATGAAACATTATTTCAAGTGGTTGAAGAGACTACTATCCAAAGTGTAGAGAGAGTTGTAGGAGAAGGTTATTTAAATCCAATGTGTCTTAATTTTGCTTCTGCAAAAAACCCAGGAGGAGGGTTTTTCAATGGTGCACAGGCTCAAGAGGAGAGTATTGCGAGATCGTCAGGGTTGTATCCATGTCAAATTTCAGCAATAGAATTTTATGAAACTCATCGGGCAATGAAATCTTGTATATATACAGATGGCATGATCTATAGTCCTATGGTGCCCATTATTAGAAAAGATAGTGGAGGATTTTTTGATACCCCAATTTTGAGCTCTATTATAACATCTGCTGCAGTAAATACAGGAGTCGTTAAACGTTTTGAATCAACTAAATTTTCGGATATTGAAGGAATAATGAGTATACGGATTGATAAATTATTAGCATTGTCTGTTTTTAATGAGAATAGAACATTGATCTTAGGTGCATGGGGATGTGGAGTATTTCAAAATGACCCATTGATGATTTCAAGATTATTTGCTACTCTACTAAAAGGTAAGTATGATGGAGTATTTGAAAAAGTAGTTTTTGCAATTTATGCTAAAAACAAAAAATTTATTGAAGCTTTTCAAAAAGAATTTGAATAA
- a CDS encoding DUF4291 domain-containing protein has product MKLQLKKYKEQQKEWPQNGYHIMAQYDDEKIIVYQSYRPEIGNFAVKNQFFGGAFSLDRMTWIKPNFLWMMYRNGWATKEGQEVVLAIHLKKEAFESYVKNAVYSSFKPELYVSYEAWQEDVANSNVRLQWDPDHDPYGVKLERRAIQIGLRKEYIKRYAKDDVLEIEDVSDFVSEQYKFVKNKDLENLFTPAEKPLIFKDEKLNTYLKLK; this is encoded by the coding sequence ATGAAATTACAACTAAAAAAATATAAAGAACAACAAAAAGAATGGCCCCAAAACGGGTATCATATTATGGCACAATATGATGATGAGAAAATAATAGTATACCAATCTTATCGACCAGAAATAGGAAATTTTGCCGTAAAAAATCAATTTTTTGGAGGAGCTTTTAGCTTAGACCGAATGACATGGATTAAACCTAATTTCTTGTGGATGATGTACAGAAATGGTTGGGCAACAAAAGAAGGACAAGAAGTAGTGTTAGCTATACATCTCAAAAAAGAAGCTTTTGAGAGCTATGTTAAAAATGCCGTGTATTCATCGTTTAAACCAGAATTATATGTATCGTATGAAGCCTGGCAGGAGGATGTTGCAAATTCTAATGTGAGATTGCAATGGGATCCTGATCATGATCCATATGGAGTGAAATTAGAAAGACGAGCCATCCAGATTGGATTAAGAAAAGAATATATAAAAAGATATGCAAAAGATGATGTTTTGGAGATTGAAGATGTTTCTGATTTTGTTAGTGAGCAATATAAATTCGTGAAAAATAAAGATTTGGAAAACCTATTTACTCCAGCAGAAAAACCATTGATATTTAAAGATGAAAAATTGAATACATATTTGAAACTAAAATGA
- a CDS encoding O-acetyl-ADP-ribose deacetylase encodes MKLTVIQSDITTIKVDAIVNAANSSLMGGGGVDGAIHRKGGSAILEACRVVRARQGKCNPGEAVITTAGNLPANYVIHTVGPVWNNGGKEKEELLRNCYINSLKFAIENGVKRIAFPNISTGIYKFPKNIAARIAVETVKNFDQDRIEEVTFVCFDQENFELYNELLEK; translated from the coding sequence ATGAAACTAACAGTAATCCAATCTGATATCACTACGATTAAAGTCGATGCTATTGTCAACGCAGCAAATTCTTCTCTTATGGGAGGTGGTGGAGTGGATGGAGCAATTCATCGCAAAGGTGGGTCTGCTATTCTGGAAGCTTGTAGAGTTGTTAGAGCTAGACAAGGTAAATGTAATCCAGGAGAAGCTGTGATTACAACTGCAGGTAATCTTCCTGCAAATTATGTTATTCATACCGTAGGACCAGTTTGGAATAATGGAGGAAAAGAAAAGGAAGAACTATTGAGAAACTGCTATATCAATTCATTAAAATTTGCAATTGAGAATGGAGTAAAAAGGATAGCTTTTCCAAATATAAGTACAGGGATCTATAAATTCCCTAAAAATATTGCGGCAAGAATAGCCGTCGAAACGGTTAAAAATTTTGATCAAGACCGGATTGAAGAGGTAACCTTTGTTTGTTTTGATCAGGAAAATTTTGAGCTGTATAATGAATTATTAGAAAAATGA
- a CDS encoding macro domain-containing protein, producing the protein MKTITYIKGDATSPQAKGVKIIVHVCNNIGGWGKGFVLAISKRWQEPEKAYRKWHRNRAKNDFKLGAIQIIQVSDYLYVGNMIAQQGIKTGSKGVPIRYEAVKQCLEQIAIKAEQLNASVHMPRIGCGLAGGKWEMIEPIITNTLLKKQVDVYVYDFE; encoded by the coding sequence ATGAAAACAATAACATATATAAAAGGAGATGCAACATCCCCACAGGCTAAGGGAGTTAAGATTATAGTACATGTATGCAATAATATAGGAGGTTGGGGAAAAGGATTTGTATTAGCGATTTCTAAAAGATGGCAAGAACCAGAGAAAGCATATCGAAAATGGCATCGAAATCGGGCTAAAAATGACTTTAAATTGGGAGCAATACAAATAATACAAGTTTCAGATTATTTGTATGTCGGTAATATGATTGCTCAACAGGGCATAAAAACAGGAAGTAAAGGAGTCCCAATTCGTTATGAAGCAGTTAAACAATGTTTAGAACAAATTGCAATTAAAGCGGAACAACTTAATGCAAGTGTACACATGCCTAGAATTGGTTGTGGATTAGCAGGAGGAAAGTGGGAGATGATAGAACCCATTATTACAAATACACTATTAAAAAAACAAGTAGACGTTTATGTCTATGATTTTGAATAA
- a CDS encoding RNA 2'-phosphotransferase, translating to MKTNNKYISKFLSLILRHNPDKVGIQLDENGWTDVKELLQKVKRHRPELNMDVLEEVVASCDKQRFAFNEDHTRIRASQGHSIKVDLEYQPKQPPEFLYHGTVAKFMDAIREKGLLKMSRHHVHLSEERETAIKVGSRRGKPIILTVRSGEMHTKGIEFYQSDNEVWLTDVVAPEYIEFKS from the coding sequence ATGAAAACAAACAATAAATATATAAGCAAATTTTTAAGCCTTATTCTAAGACATAATCCTGATAAAGTAGGGATACAACTCGATGAAAATGGTTGGACAGATGTAAAGGAGTTACTACAAAAAGTAAAAAGACATCGACCTGAATTAAATATGGATGTATTAGAAGAAGTTGTAGCATCCTGTGATAAACAACGCTTTGCTTTTAATGAAGACCATACGAGGATTAGAGCTAGTCAAGGTCACTCAATCAAGGTAGATTTAGAATATCAACCAAAGCAGCCTCCAGAATTCTTGTATCACGGTACAGTGGCCAAATTTATGGATGCGATTAGAGAAAAAGGGCTGTTAAAAATGAGCAGGCATCATGTACATCTTAGTGAAGAAAGAGAAACAGCTATAAAAGTCGGATCGAGAAGAGGAAAACCTATTATTCTGACTGTAAGATCAGGAGAAATGCATACCAAAGGAATTGAGTTTTACCAATCGGATAATGAAGTGTGGCTAACCGATGTAGTAGCTCCAGAATATATTGAGTTTAAATCATAA
- a CDS encoding 2OG-Fe(II) oxygenase — MKRKELHPEIFLIENFLSKEGCDQFIEKGEQISFEEAKVNIDGKQIMVKGIRNNQRILFKDEILGEKIWSEIEPFVVETFGNYRAIGLNEMFRIYKYGEGQRFKMHRDGSYERNENECSFFSFLIYLNDDFEGGETYFEEGITVNPKLGDALVFHHPLRHEGKPIISGTKYVLRTDIMYRLL, encoded by the coding sequence ATGAAAAGGAAAGAGTTACACCCAGAAATATTTCTCATTGAAAATTTTCTCTCTAAAGAAGGGTGTGATCAATTTATTGAAAAAGGAGAACAGATTTCATTTGAAGAAGCAAAAGTTAATATTGATGGCAAGCAGATAATGGTAAAGGGGATTCGAAATAACCAACGTATTTTGTTTAAGGATGAAATACTTGGGGAAAAAATATGGTCAGAAATAGAACCCTTTGTGGTTGAAACTTTTGGGAATTACAGAGCAATTGGTCTCAATGAAATGTTTAGGATATACAAATATGGCGAAGGACAACGCTTTAAAATGCATAGGGATGGAAGTTATGAACGAAATGAAAATGAATGCAGTTTCTTTTCATTTTTGATATATCTTAACGATGATTTCGAAGGAGGAGAAACTTATTTTGAAGAAGGGATTACGGTTAATCCAAAACTAGGTGATGCTTTGGTATTTCATCATCCGTTACGTCATGAAGGTAAGCCTATTATTAGCGGAACTAAATATGTCTTAAGAACAGATATAATGTATAGATTACTATAA
- a CDS encoding metallophosphoesterase has translation MRTLVIGDIHGGYRALLQVLERANVTSEDTLIFLGDYVDGWSESAAVIQELINLSRSNTCVFIRGNHDLWCGLWLEKGATNPTWLEHGGKETINSYIQSGLLTKKTHKAFFNTLQDYYLDEESRLFVHAGFTSMHGVGNEEYDSNYYWDRTLWESAMLADEVGEVALRDDPPQRFSHYSEIYIGHTPTIVYGKDTPIKAYNLWNMDTGAGFKGKLTILDIDTKEFWQSDPLPSLYPNEQGRN, from the coding sequence ATGAGGACCCTAGTAATTGGAGATATACATGGTGGATACAGAGCTTTGCTTCAGGTTTTAGAACGAGCAAATGTAACTTCAGAAGATACCTTGATTTTTTTGGGAGACTATGTAGATGGTTGGAGCGAATCGGCTGCAGTAATACAAGAACTTATAAATCTTTCTAGGTCTAATACATGTGTTTTTATACGAGGAAATCACGACCTGTGGTGTGGATTATGGCTAGAAAAAGGAGCAACCAACCCTACGTGGTTAGAGCACGGAGGAAAAGAAACAATCAATAGTTATATTCAGTCAGGATTGCTTACCAAAAAAACTCATAAAGCGTTTTTTAATACACTACAAGATTACTATCTGGATGAAGAAAGTAGGCTTTTTGTGCATGCGGGGTTTACATCTATGCACGGAGTCGGTAATGAGGAGTATGATTCTAATTATTATTGGGATCGAACGTTATGGGAATCGGCTATGCTAGCCGATGAAGTGGGAGAGGTAGCTTTGAGAGATGACCCTCCGCAACGATTTAGTCATTATTCAGAGATTTATATCGGGCATACCCCTACTATTGTATATGGTAAGGATACTCCTATAAAAGCCTATAACCTCTGGAATATGGATACAGGAGCAGGCTTCAAAGGAAAATTAACCATTCTGGATATCGATACCAAAGAGTTTTGGCAAAGTGACCCACTTCCGTCCTTATATCCTAATGAACAAGGAAGAAATTGA